In the Drosophila gunungcola strain Sukarami unplaced genomic scaffold, Dgunungcola_SK_2 000001F, whole genome shotgun sequence genome, one interval contains:
- the LOC128262194 gene encoding transcription factor hamlet has translation MRVMREKDHSPRKMLPSPKQGCVYPALGLIPTSYISHVPYDLASAAAAATSSSSSSSSPTTTTTATTTGRLQHQSQQQQHQQQHQQQNQHSHQQHQTLNHHAKGKRRSSFDQPLDLRLAHKRKTDSADQGPLEDENSNLIMFASELAVAQQKEKELNNNHIAASLADLGFDMSRKMLRALRESGGAGGGGPATGPPLTPPQCAIPAVHPTLLEAMTKNLPLQYRNVFAGVLPGKVTSPAASSSPTGPDFPFRHPLKKCELTWPPPTEQLQLELPHPNRKLSPVLPHPQLQDYQTRRKNKARTAATGGNATPNLPQRNKDRYTCKFCGKVFPRSANLTRHLRTHTGEQPYKCKYCERSFSISSNLQRHVRNIHNKERPFKCEICERCFGQQTNLDRHLKKHESDAVSLSALSGVSERMHCIRRFCENPTEESYFEEIRSFMGKVTQQQQQQQQQQHDQQQQQQQQQQQQHQSTATSVASSCSSSRDTPTSSQEEAAENTAATSTAETAATSSSRDQEEEDSQPILELKKTLTSKLFPTTTAAATAATTTPPATSIKEEEP, from the coding sequence ATGAGAGTTATGAGAGAGAAAGACCACTCACCAAGAAAGATGCTTCCTAGCCCGAAACAGGGCTGCGTATACCCTGCCTTAGGATTAATACCCACATCGTATATATCACACGTACCTTATGATCTGGCCTccgcggcggcggcggcaacctcctcgtcctcatcgTCGTCCTCGCCGACGACGACAACGACCGCAACGACCACTGGCCGGCTGCAACAtcagtcgcagcagcagcaacatcagcagcaacatcagcagcaaaatcagcactcccaccagcaacatcagaCGTTGAATCACCATGCCAAGGGCAAGAGAAGAAGCAGTTTCGATCAGCCGCTGGACCTGCGATTGGCCCACAAGAGGAAGACGGATTCGGCGGATCAGGGGCCGCTGGAGGATGAGAACAGCAACCTGATAATGTTTGCCAGCGAACTGGCGGTGGCCCAgcagaaggagaaggagcTAAACAACAATCACATAGCTGCCTCGCTGGCCGATCTGGGTTTCGACATGAGCCGGAAAATGCTGAGGGCCCTGCGGGAGAGTGGCGGTGCAGGAGGAGGTGGACCCGCCACCGGACCGCCCCTGACACCACCGCAATGTGCGATTCCTGCCGTGCATCCCACACTCCTAGAAGCCATGACCAAGAACTTACCACTGCAGTATCGCAATGTGTTCGCCGGTGTGCTGCCCGGCAAGGTGACCAGTCCGGCGGCCTCGAGTAGTCCCACCGGACCGGACTTTCCCTTCCGGCATCCGCTGAAGAAGTGCGAACTGACGTGGCCGCCACCCACAGAGCAGCTGCAACTGGAGCTGCCCCATCCGAATCGCAAGTTGTCGCCGGTGCTGCCGCATCCCCAGCTGCAGGACTATCAGACGCGGCGGAAGAACAAGGCCAGGACAGCGGCCACGGGCGGCAATGCCACGCCCAATCTGCCGCAGCGCAACAAGGATCGCTACACCTGCAAGTTCTGCGGCAAAGTCTTCCCGAGATCGGCGAACCTGACGCGCCATCTGAGAACGCACACGGGCGAGCAGCCCTACAAGTGCAAGTACTGTGAACGTTCCTTCAGCATTTCCTCGAATTTGCAGCGCCATGTGCGCAATATCCACAACAAGGAGCGACCCTTCAAGTGCGAGATCTGTGAGCGCTGCTTTGGCCAGCAGACGAACCTGGACAGGCACCTCAAGAAGCACGAATCGGATGCCGTGTCTTTGAGTGCCTTGTCGGGGGTGAGCGAAAGGATGCACTGCATTCGCCGGTTCTGCGAGAATCCCACAGAAGAATCCTATTTCGAGGAGATACGCAGCTTCATGGGCAAGGTcacacagcagcagcagcagcagcaacaacagcaacacgaccagcaacagcagcagcagcaacagcagcaacagcaacatcagtcAACAGCAACATCGGTGGCCAGTTCGTGTTCCTCGTCGCGTGACACGCCCACATCCTCGCaggaggaggcggcggagaacacggcagcaacatccaCGGCTGAGACGGCAGCAACATCGTCCAGCAGAGATCAAGAGGAGGAGGATTCGCAGCCCATACTGGAGCTAAAGAAGACCCTCACCTCCAAGCTATTTcccacaacaacagcagcagcaacagcagcaacaactacgCCGCCAGCAACATCTATCAAGGAAGAGGAACCCTAA
- the LOC128262202 gene encoding inward rectifier potassium channel irk-1: MQSDASPLEAAATESLPMHRSTSMPVKPKPLEQKPLLRSSEKETVNAADYYPESPGFVRRRKSKNAGDHLETRSEQNFPYSHDWAGSTIELTPDVGSGPGSSSPDGMRRSLHRVMEKNGKENVVFRRIPEKSWRYMRDLVTTLMELEWKYMLTLFLGSYFLSWLLFAALCYVVAYSHGDFIFDPVSGERMGEGEDPCIFGVGNWVAMLIYSVETQTTLGFGEKYASEECPETIFLFVMQMMSAALIEGCMVSVIYAKTARPARQLTKLKFSDKAVICCRDGRLCLLFRVCDPREQQSIESKIRVYMIVDKRTREGEIVKTHVELKLEGNGEQIILWPDVVCHVIDESSPLFQFTTAKLFNAAQHELYVSIVGTSPATGQMTEAKTSYLPREIFWGQRFVNIIHYDAQNERYIVDYENFNRTISVDMPMMQPTSDYLKLEYRK, from the exons ATGCAATCGGACGCATCTCCCCTGGAAGCCGCGGCCACGGAATCCCTGCCCATGCACCGATCCACCTCCATGCCCGTGAAGCCAAAGCCGCTGGAGCAGAAGCCCCTGCTCCGGTCCTCCGAGAAGGAGACGGTCAATGCGGCGGATTACTACCCGGAAAGTCCGGGATTCGTGAGGCGCAGGAAGTCCAAAAATGCCGGCGATCACCTAGAAACACGCAGCGAGCAGAA CTTCCCATACTCACACGACTGGGCGGGCAGCACCATAGAGCTAACACCAGATGTGGGTTCCGGACCAGGAAGCTCTTCACCGGATGGAATGAGACGCAGCCTGCATCGCGTAATGGAGAAGAACGGCAAGGAGAACGTTGTGTTCCGTCGAATTCCGGAGAAGTCCTGGCGCTACATGCGGGACCTGGTCACCACGCTG ATGGAGCTGGAGTGGAAATACATGCTGACCCTGTTCCTGGGCAGTTACTTCCTCAGCTGGCTGCTCTTCGCCGCCCTCTGCTACGTGGTGGCCTACTCCCACGGCGACTTCATCTTCGACCCAGTGAGCGGAGAACGGATGGGCGAGGGCGAAGATCCGTGCATCTTCGGGGTGGGCAACTGGGTGGCCATGCTCATCTACTCGGTGGAGACGCAGACGACCCTTGGATTTGGAGAGAAGTACGCCAGTGAGGAGTGCCCAGAGACCATCTTTCTGTTCGTAATGCAGATGATGAGTGCCGCCCTCATCGAAGGATGTATGGTGAGCGTGATCTATGCCAAGACAGCACGTCCGGCGCGGCAGCTGACCAAGCTGAAGTTCAGCGACAAAGCGGTG ATCTGCTGCCGCGACGGACGACTGTGTTTGCTCTTCCGCGTGTGCGATCCCCGCGAGCAACAGTCCATCGAGTCCAAAATCCGCGTCTACATGATCGTCGATAAGCG CACGCGAGAGGGTGAGATCGTTAAAACTCACGTGGAACTGAAGTTAGAGGGAAATGGGGAGCAGATTATACTCTGGCCCGATGTGGTGTGCCATGTGATCGACGAGTCGAGTCCTCTGTTCCAGTTCACCACCGCCAAGCTCTTCAATGCCGCACAACACGAGCTTTACGTGTCCATTGTGGGCACTTCCCCGGCCACAGGACAAATGACGGAGGCCAAGACGTCCTATCTTCCAAGGGAGATTTTCTGGGGCCAGCGGTTCGTCAACATCATCCACTACGATGCCCAAAACGAGCGTTACATCGTCGACTACGAGAACTTTAACAGGACCATTTCAGTGGACATGCCCATGATGCAGCCGACTAGTGATTATTTAAAGCTAGAGTACAGAAAGTga
- the LOC128262189 gene encoding uncharacterized protein LOC128262189 gives MYVISTSKKTVLSDFADLETKSEYVHKSGEPVDFQFNGQRRVFVEVDKMAGLAVMRIKEKEAKAPEIQRVRKLTIDNAYCVACAKQSLEEIAVGQSGCVKLYNFRTAQLIHRFPADPQRSTVLYMDYNNRDDCIAAVREGGDICILGTKTKQKTNTFTIDGDSTLVRFHPSKRFQLSIASYKGAVTVYDAQGMRKIFHASEAHSAPCRDISMCAIQPALLVSVGYDCKINIFDIRRNRAQASTDRLTYSHPLSTVALSDCGTYLCVGNLKGELIAYDMRSTKAPLAIKSVHDAAVTRVAFVPMPGGDNQQNSSLNGSGNATGLGTEAPRGERSSSEELRKSIATNLQQISFGVNNLGLAVAPPAIVRRDSFCDFLDAQGPRAVDRMSTRLGTSYRDSFDWETLNRKPIPNETVQRQSLCAPGGSGLSSVDNSCNSSNAESLQQTLSGQLKDRSNISGEVKLMKIAETDEHSEEQSANISVASSTGTGSDKENPPPPDAELKRQLRLLSASRNSTPHHANVTPQLSSTQLKPQKLLAKSSSGLSAQMDGDWRKEFSELKEFVDQRCGQVERELEYLGQYNQKKMESQMNHHTRQYLESTVEIRDALALLLRGDSFMREFSRLQHENEMLRAQVKFYQRQEQTESCEE, from the exons ATGTATGTGATTTCCACTTCAAAGAAGACTGTGCTATCCGACTTTGCGGATCTGGAGACAAAGTCTGAGTATGTGCACAAAAGTGGAGAGCCCGTCGACTTCCAGTTTAATGGCCAGCGAAGGGTCTTTGTCGAGGTGGATAAAATGGCGGGCTTGGCTGTGATGCGAATAAAGGAGAAGGAGGCAAAGG CTCCCGAGATCCAGCGAGTCCGCAAACTGACGATCGACAATGCCTACTGTGTGGCCTGTGCCAAGCAATCGCTGGAGGAGATCGCCGTGGGCCAGAGTGGTTGTGTCAAGCTCTACAACTTCCGGACTGCGCAGTTGATCCACCGGTTTCCGGCGGATCCGCAGAGGAGCACTGTCCTCTACATGGACTACAACAACAGGGATGACTGTATTGCCGCTGTGCGCGAAGGCGGGGACATCTGCATTCTGGGCACCAAGACCAAGCAGAAGACCAACACCTTCACCATCGATGGCGA CTCCACTCTGGTGCGGTTTCATCCAAGCAAGCGCTTCCAGCTGTCGATCGCCTCCTACAAAGGCGCCGTGACAGTGTACGATGCGCAGGGCATGCGAAAGATCTTCCACGCCAGCGAGGCGCACAGTGCTCCCTGTAGGGACATCAGCATGTGTGCCATTCAGCCTGCGCTGCTGGTCAGCGTGGGCTACGATTGCAAAATCAACATCTTCGACATCCGGCGGAATAGAGCTCAAGCTTCCACGGATCGGTTGACTTACTCCCATCCGCTGTCCACTGTGGCGCTGAGTGACTGCGGCACTTACCTTTGTGTGGGAAATCTTAAGGGCGAATTGATTGCCTACGATATGAGAAGCACCAAAGCTCCGTTGGCCATTAAAAGTGTTCACGATGCGGCTGTGACCCGGGTGGCTTTTGTGCCCATGCCTGGCGGAGATAACCAGCAGAACAGCAGCCTAAATGGCTCGGGCAATGCAACTGGATTGGGAACCGAAGCTCCTCGAGGCGAGCGTTCTTCCAGCGAGGAGCTGCGCAAATCCATTGCCACTAATTTGCAGCAGATAAGTTTCGGGGTAAACAATTTGGGCTTAGCGGTTGCGCCGCCTGCAATTGTTCGCCGAGATTCCTTTTGCGACTTTCTGGATGCCCAAGGCCCGAGGGCAGTGGATCGCATGTCCACGCGTTTGGGCACCTCCTACAGGGACAGCTTTGATTGGGAGACCCTCAACCGGAAACCCATCCCCAACGAGACTGTTCAGCGCCAGAGCCTTTGTGCTCCAGGGGGATCTGGTCTCAGCTCGGTGGACAACTCCTGCAACAGCTCCAATGCGGAGTCACTGCAAC AGACCTTGAGCGGCCAGCTAAAAGATCGGAGCAACATCTCCGGGGAGGTAAAGTTAATGAAGATAGCCGAAACAGATGAGCACAGCGAGGAGCAGTCGGCAAACATTTCCGTGGCCAGCAGCACGGGCACGGGCAGCGACAAGGAGAATCCCCCGCCGCCGGACGCCGAACTGAAGCGCCAGCTGCGTTTGCTCTCGGCCAGTCGCAATAGTACCCCACATCATGCCAACGTCACACCGCAATTATCGAGCACGCAGCTGAAACCGCAGAAATTGCTGGCCAAATCATCCAGCGGGCTATCCGCCCAAATGGATGGCGATTGGCGCAAGGAGTTCAGCGAGCTGAAGGAGTTTGTCGACCAGCGCTGCGGACAGGTGGAGCGGGAACTGGAGTACTTAGGCCAGTACAACCAGAAGAAGATGGAATCGCAGATGAACCATCACACGAGGCAGTATCTAGAGAGCACAGTGGAGATCCGAGACGCCCTCGCCTTACTTCTCCGAGGAGATAGCTTTATGCGCGAGTTTTCGCGTCTGCAACATGAGAACGAAATGCTGAGGGCCCAAGTTAAGTTTTATCAGAGGCAGGAGCAAACTGAATCCTGCGAAGAATGA
- the LOC128262201 gene encoding FAS-associated factor 2, giving the protein MEADGLTNEQTEKVLQFQDLTGIEDMNVCRDVLIRHQWDLEVAFQEQLNIREGRPTMFAASTDVRAPAVINDRFLQQVFSANMPGGRTVSRVPSGPIPRSFTGILGYVINFVFQYFYSTLTSIVSAFVNLGGGNEPRLVTDPLGDVMKFIREYYERYPEHPVFYQGTYAQALNDAKQELRFLIVYLHKDPAKNPDVDSFCRNTLSSRSVIDYINTHTLLWGCDVATPEGYRVMQSITVRSYPLMVMISLRANRMMIVGRFEGDCTPEELLRRLQSVTAANEVWLSQARADRLERNFTQTLRRQQDEAYEQSLLADEEKERQRQRERDAVRQAEEAVEQARRDVELRKEEVARQKIELATLVPSEPAVNAVGAIAVVFKLPSGTRLERRFNQTDSVVDVYHYLFCHPDSPDEFEITTNFPKRVLYSKADVDAAEGAGAANETLKKTLQDMGLKNREVLFVNDLEA; this is encoded by the exons ATGGAAGCGGACGGACTAACCAACGAACAGACGGAGAAGGTCCTCCAGTTCCAGGACCTTACCGGCATAGAGGACATGAACGTATGCCGCGACGTCCTTATCAGACATCAATGGGATCTCGAG GTGGCCTTTCAGGAGCAGCTGAATATCCGCGAGGGTCGCCCCACCATGTTCGCCGCGTCCACAGATGTGCGAGCCCCCGCTGTGATCAACGACCGCTTCCTGCAGCAGGTGTTCTCCGCCAACATGCCCGGCGGACGGACTGTGAGCCGGGTGCCCAGTGGCCCTATACCCCGCAGCTTCACAGGGATCCTTGGCTACGTGATTAACTTCGTGTTCCAGTACTTTTACTCCACGCTGACGAGCATAGTCAGTGCATTTGTGAACCTGGGCGGCGGGAACGAACCACGCTTGGTGACGGATCCGCTGGGCGATGTGATGAAGTTTATAAGGGAGTACTACGAGCGGTACCCCGAGCACCCCGTCTTCTACCAGGGCACCTATGCCCAGGCCTTGAACGATGCCAAGCAGGAGCTGCGCTTCCTGATCGTTTATCTGCACAAGGATCCCGCCAAGAACCCCGATGTTGACTCCTTCTGCCGCAACACACTCTCGTCGAGATCGGTCATTGACTACATTAACACACACACCCTGCTGTGGGGTTGTGACGTGGCCACGCCGGAGGGTTACCGGGTGATGCAGTCGATCACGGTACGTAGCTACCCGCTGATGGTGATGATCAGCCTTCGTGCGAATCGCATGATGATCGTTGGACGATTCGAGGGGGATTGCACGCCCGAGGAGCTGCTACGCCGCCTTCAGTCGGTGACGGCCGCGAATGAGGTGTGGCTAAGTCAAGCACGTGCGGATCGCTTGGAGCGTAATTTCACACAGACTTTGAGGCGACAGCAGGACGAGGCTTACGAGCAGAGTTTGCTTGCGGACGAGGAGAAGGAGCGCCAGCGGCAAAGAGAGCGGGATGCGGTGCGGCAGGCGGAGGAGGCTGTGGAGCAAGCTCGACGCGACGTGGAGCTGCGCAAGGAGGAGGTTGCCCGCCAGAAGATTGAACTGGCCACGCTAGTGCCATCGGAACCGGCAGTGAATGCAGTCGGCGCCATCGCCGTCGTCTTTAAGCTTCCCAGTGGCACACGCCTCGAGCGGCGCTTCAACCAAACGGATTCGGTGGTG gACGTTTATCACTATCTCTTCTGTCATCCCGATTCGCCGGATGAGTTTGAGATCACAACGAATTTCCCGAAGCGGGTGCTCTACTCGAAGGCGGACGTGGATGCCGCCGAAGGAGCAGGCGCAGCCAACGAGACGCTGAAGAAGACCCTCCAGGATATGGGCCTTAAGAACCGCGAGGTGCTGTTCGTAAACGATCTGGAAGCGTAA
- the LOC128262217 gene encoding PRA1 family protein 3: MSAPSTSSVGDAAAALSGNLQLPPLRTLDDFILGSARFQLPNLKDFEKWSNRVVKNLLYYQTNYFLLFLTIYALMIFFNPSKIVSGLLVQALIIAVIWQFFSGKSKKNFIASRLTGGNANAAEQNAQQKWYILAGALLGGYLLLHLMSAVLLTAFTLLLPILVTFIHASLRLRNMKNKLANTIESFGPATPMGSLLDAINVRADGVLN; this comes from the coding sequence ATGTCGGCACCCTCAACTTCCTCTGTGGGCGATGCTGCGGCCGCCCTCTCCGGCAATCTTCAACTGCCGCCCCTCCGCACCCTCGATGACTTCATCCTGGGATCGGCCCGATTCCAGCTGCCCAATCTTAAGGACTTCGAGAAGTGGTCCAATCGGGTGGTGAAGAATCTGTTGTACTACCAAACCAACTACTTTCTGCTCTTCCTTACCATCTACGCCCTGATGATATTCTTTAATCCCTCGAAGATCGTCAGTGGTCTGCTGGTCCAGGCTTTGATCATAGCCGTGATCTGGCAGTTCTTCAGTGGCAAGTCCAAGAAGAACTTCATCGCCAGCCGACTGACCGGAGGAAATGCCAATGCAGCGGAGCAGAATGCCCAACAGAAGTGGTACATCCTGGCAGGAGCTCTGCTCGGAGGATATCTCTTGCTGCATCTGATGAGCGCTGTGCTCCTGACGGCCTTCACCCTGCTGCTGCCTATCTTGGTAACCTTCATCCACGCCTCCCTGCGGTTACGCAACATGAAGAACAAGCTGGCCAACACCATCGAGAGCTTTGGTCCCGCCACGCCCATGGGATCCCTGTTGGATGCCATCAATGTGCGCGCCGATGGTGTGCTCAATTAG
- the LOC128262216 gene encoding RWD domain-containing protein 4 has protein sequence MSTPLEQQTDEREALQSIYEGDTNFKEIDSVTFQYKYGEEDNYRSFLVELKWGENYPDEAPTINMNTFYNRNLLPAVKEEIQSALSTEATQWLGCGMTYTLFEALKDNLEQLTAGQPESAPAVVAVDDGVGALKISDPNADADARKKEPKKEHLTKAQKRRQWERTDHKGDRERGWDWVDLVKHLSQTGGKNEDAPTAAEIAAPNAPALHPLNN, from the exons ATGTCCACGCCACTGGAACAACAAACAGATGAGCGAGAGGCTTTGCAGTCGATTTACGAGGGCGACACGAACTTCAAGGAAATAGACAGCGTAACATTTCAATACAAA TATGGCGAAGAGGACAACTACAGGTCGTTTCTGGTGGAGCTGAAATGGGGAGAAAACTATCCGGATGAGGCGCCAACGATCAATATGAACACATTTTATAATAGGAATCT ACTGCCCGCTGTCAAGGAAGAAATCCAGTCAGCTTTAAGTACGGAAGCCACCCAATGGTTGGGTTGCGGGATGACCTACACACTGTTCGAAGCCCTTAAGGACAATCTGGAGCAACTAACCGCCGGTCAGCCCGAATCCGCACCCGCAGTAGTAGCCGTGGACGATGGCGTGGGTGCCCTGAAGATCTCCGATCCCAACGCCGATGCGGATGCCAGGAAAAAAGAGCCCAAGAAGGAGCATCTGACCAAAGCGCAGAAACGTCGGCAGTGGGAACGAACCGACCATAAAGGAGATCGGGAACGTGGCTGGGATTGGGTGGACCTCGTCAAGCATTTATCGCAGACAGGCGGAAAGAATGAAGATGCTCCCACTGCCGCCGAAATCGCTGCGCCTAATGCTCCAGCTCTGCATCCCctgaacaattaa